The genomic region TCATTTCTTTGTTACGAATTAGCTGCTAATCCAGATATCCCAAGTAAActagaaaaagaaatcaattcAATTTATGAAATAGATGGGGTAAAACTGGATTATGAGGATGTGGTAAGAATGAAATACCTCGATATGGTTGTTTCaggtaaacaaaattaattattgttatgagTCAGTTAGGGTGGGTTTCGTAGAAATTTTGAGGAAGCGGCCCCCGCAGGTCATATTAATCGCGAATGCGTCCGTAGTTACTACATCCCTGCGAGTAAAATAAACGGGGAGAATGAGATGATCATTGAGAAAGGGTTAGGAATTTTAACCCCAATTTATGGGCTCCACCTAGGGATGGAGCGGGTGAGGAGATCTCCAGATTTCAAAGGTGGTATCCCTAGCTCCACCGAGACTCCAATTTTTACCCAAACCCCGAAAAATTCGATCCTGAACGATaacaataaagataaaatcaaTCCTTACACTTATTTATCTTT from Onthophagus taurus isolate NC chromosome 5, IU_Otau_3.0, whole genome shotgun sequence harbors:
- the LOC111426319 gene encoding cytochrome P450 9e2-like, which produces MIEAHKSPNSDLFSVDDIAAQGFLFFIAGFEVVSMLMSFLCYELAANPDIPSKLEKEINSIYEIDGVKLDYEDVGGFRRNFEEAAPAGHINRECVRSYYIPASKINGENEMIIEKGLGILTPIYGLHLGMERVRRSPDFKGGIPSSTETPIFTQTPKNSILNDNNKDKINPYTYLSFGIGPRNCISSRLALLEIKVLIIHLLRKFEIIAVKKTEIPLKLCPKNPFLGPDGFWLGLKKKVMI